A window from Kovacikia minuta CCNUW1 encodes these proteins:
- the ndhN gene encoding NAD(P)H-quinone oxidoreductase subunit N has product MALITTGKQLIRDLESEGALGLYVPLEGGFEGRYRRRIRAAGYVSLSITARGLGDLAMYLMGVHGVRPPHLGKKSGTVSGAMVGYRYFIPPIVTYNLEQLPLRSKGLLLWIIEGHILSNQELEYLANLPSIEPRVKVAVELGGDRYFHWTPLKQALLSA; this is encoded by the coding sequence ATGGCACTGATTACTACTGGCAAGCAACTCATTCGCGACCTGGAATCGGAGGGCGCATTAGGATTGTATGTTCCGCTGGAGGGTGGGTTTGAAGGACGCTATCGGCGGCGGATTCGGGCAGCAGGCTATGTTTCTCTGTCAATCACAGCACGCGGATTAGGTGACCTGGCAATGTATTTGATGGGTGTTCATGGCGTTCGTCCACCCCATTTAGGGAAGAAAAGCGGTACGGTTTCGGGGGCAATGGTGGGCTATCGATATTTCATCCCCCCGATCGTGACATACAACCTGGAACAACTCCCACTGCGCTCTAAGGGGTTGTTGTTGTGGATTATTGAAGGGCATATTCTGTCAAATCAAGAGCTGGAATATCTAGCGAACTTACCTAGTATTGAGCCACGGGTTAAAGTGGCGGTGGAGTTAGGAGGCGATCGCTACTTCCACTGGACACCACTAAAGCAAGCCCTGCTTTCAGCTTAG
- the ldpA gene encoding circadian clock protein LdpA: protein MINLYYPLRSLREGRWFKLICGASFQHLPAVRNLVLAYTLAGADCIDVAADPAVISTAKTALGVAATIAEDTERPGFRYFNRPWLMVSFNDGEDPHFRKATFRVEDCPTDCARPCEAICPTQAIGSFGVIDDRCYGCGRCLPICPIQNISSRSYVSTPAAIAPMVLQSGVDAIEIHTQVGRLEDFQRVWQAVSPWVSSLKLVAISCSDGEGLIDYLKTLYQLISPLPCPLIWQTDGRPMSGDIGIGATRAAVRLGQKVLAAKLPGYVQLAGGTNDRTIPKLKSLGLLNPSRISETTSPSGLRLSSDSPTSTPSPPIYVSGVAYGSYARTLLAPILKQLETIELAAIATGQNRAEPVHRQPDWNTSTIASELSSQPLEAQMPAPIRLEDKPDLLWQAVGIAQSLVSQLKSP, encoded by the coding sequence GTGATTAATCTGTACTATCCTTTGCGATCCTTAAGGGAGGGGCGCTGGTTTAAGCTTATTTGTGGAGCCAGTTTTCAACACCTCCCTGCTGTTCGGAATTTAGTGTTAGCGTACACTTTGGCTGGGGCTGATTGTATTGATGTTGCCGCCGATCCAGCCGTAATCTCTACTGCCAAAACCGCTTTAGGTGTGGCTGCTACGATCGCAGAAGATACTGAGCGACCGGGGTTTCGTTACTTCAACCGACCCTGGTTGATGGTCAGCTTTAACGATGGTGAAGATCCGCATTTCCGTAAAGCCACATTCAGGGTAGAAGACTGCCCAACGGATTGTGCTCGTCCCTGTGAAGCAATTTGCCCAACTCAAGCGATCGGTTCCTTTGGAGTAATTGACGATCGCTGTTATGGATGTGGACGTTGCTTACCGATTTGTCCCATCCAAAATATTTCCAGTCGGTCCTATGTTTCGACCCCAGCAGCGATCGCACCGATGGTTTTGCAGAGTGGGGTTGATGCGATCGAGATCCATACCCAGGTTGGACGTTTAGAGGATTTTCAACGGGTTTGGCAGGCTGTCTCACCGTGGGTTAGTAGCTTAAAGTTGGTTGCAATTAGCTGCTCCGACGGAGAGGGTTTGATTGATTACTTGAAAACGCTTTATCAGTTAATTTCTCCGCTTCCCTGCCCTTTGATTTGGCAAACCGATGGGCGGCCCATGAGTGGAGACATTGGCATAGGAGCAACGAGAGCCGCTGTTAGACTCGGTCAAAAAGTACTAGCAGCGAAGCTACCAGGCTATGTTCAATTAGCTGGAGGTACAAATGATCGTACCATTCCCAAGCTCAAGTCCCTTGGGTTGCTTAATCCCTCTCGTATAAGTGAAACGACTTCCCCTTCCGGTCTCCGCTTGTCATCCGACTCCCCAACTTCAACACCTTCTCCGCCTATCTACGTCTCCGGTGTTGCCTATGGAAGCTACGCCAGAACGCTGCTTGCCCCAATTTTGAAACAATTAGAGACAATTGAGTTAGCGGCGATCGCAACCGGACAAAACCGTGCTGAACCTGTTCACCGTCAACCTGACTGGAACACATCGACGATCGCCTCGGAGTTGTCTTCCCAGCCTTTAGAAGCTCAGATGCCTGCGCCGATTCGCTTAGAAGATAAGCCCGATTTACTCTGGCAAGCGGTTGGTATAGCCCAATCCCTGGTTTCCCAATTGAAATCGCCTTAA
- a CDS encoding R3H domain-containing nucleic acid-binding protein — MQITDDLNRLLAILPDPIQMRLAQHPQKEILVEVVMDLGRRPEARFPGQAEYLSDVPVSQADLNECIARVGDFGGDNRAGIERTLHRISAIRNRRGEVIGLTCRVGRAIYGTIGMIRDLVESGRSILMLGRPGVGKTTALREIARVLADELEKRVVIIDTSNEIAGDGDVPHPAIGRARRMQVARPELQHQVMIEAVENHMPEVIVIDEIGTELEALAARTIAERGVQLVGTAHGNRLENLIKNPTLSDLIGGIQSVTLGDEEARRRGSQKSVLERKAPPTFDIAVEMLERQRWVVHEHVAETIDSLLRGRQPNPQVRTISETGKVTITHELSSEAPLQPGQARPVRSPFSQFGGLDGMMDDRTALNQGRSKGRGWRSSGQMRPLPSQAQPEVPLEQQQFERLLNESLQTSFNPSIEVSLPKDFVTDTRQDEFGEIKREFGPNGEDILYVYPYGVSRHQLEQVIRTLNLPVILTKDIDNADTVLALRSHVKNHSKLRHIAKARQVPIHTIKASTIPQVAHGLRRMLHMDDPAIPDASDLNLFTRSGSDDEIEALEETRLAVEQIVIPKGQPVELLPRSAEVRRMQHELVEHYHLKSRSFGEEPNRRLRIYPA, encoded by the coding sequence ATGCAAATCACTGATGACTTAAACAGGCTGCTGGCAATCCTGCCCGATCCCATTCAAATGCGGTTAGCTCAGCATCCCCAAAAGGAGATCTTAGTTGAAGTTGTTATGGATCTGGGCCGTCGTCCCGAAGCCCGATTTCCTGGGCAGGCGGAGTATCTGTCGGATGTACCTGTGTCTCAGGCAGATTTGAATGAGTGTATTGCTAGGGTTGGAGACTTTGGGGGAGATAACCGTGCAGGAATTGAACGCACCCTCCATCGAATTAGCGCCATTCGTAACCGTCGTGGCGAAGTTATTGGGCTAACCTGCCGCGTTGGGCGTGCCATTTACGGCACAATTGGGATGATTCGTGACTTGGTGGAAAGTGGTCGATCTATTCTCATGTTGGGGCGTCCAGGGGTTGGCAAAACGACCGCTTTGCGGGAAATTGCGCGCGTCCTTGCAGATGAATTGGAAAAGCGTGTGGTCATTATAGATACCTCCAACGAAATTGCTGGAGATGGAGATGTTCCCCATCCGGCGATCGGACGTGCCCGGAGAATGCAGGTTGCCCGTCCTGAGCTGCAACACCAGGTCATGATTGAAGCTGTGGAAAATCACATGCCAGAAGTCATTGTGATTGATGAGATTGGCACCGAGTTGGAAGCTCTCGCCGCCCGTACCATTGCCGAACGGGGAGTTCAGCTAGTTGGGACGGCTCACGGAAATCGGCTGGAGAACTTGATCAAGAACCCAACGCTTTCTGATTTAATTGGTGGGATTCAATCAGTCACGTTGGGGGATGAGGAGGCACGCCGACGGGGAAGCCAGAAAAGTGTACTGGAGCGAAAAGCGCCTCCAACTTTTGATATTGCGGTGGAAATGCTGGAGCGCCAGCGTTGGGTTGTGCATGAGCATGTTGCTGAAACCATTGACAGCCTGCTGAGGGGGCGTCAACCGAATCCCCAGGTGAGGACGATTAGCGAAACTGGCAAGGTTACAATTACCCATGAATTGTCGAGTGAGGCACCCCTGCAACCTGGACAGGCACGTCCCGTTCGCAGCCCTTTCAGCCAATTTGGGGGCTTGGACGGCATGATGGACGATCGCACTGCCCTCAACCAGGGACGAAGTAAAGGACGGGGGTGGCGCTCTTCTGGTCAGATGCGACCCTTGCCTTCCCAGGCTCAGCCAGAAGTACCCCTTGAGCAGCAACAATTTGAGCGTTTGCTGAATGAGTCGCTGCAAACGAGCTTTAACCCCTCGATAGAGGTGAGCTTGCCGAAAGATTTTGTAACCGATACCCGACAGGATGAATTTGGGGAAATCAAACGGGAGTTTGGCCCGAATGGAGAAGATATTCTCTATGTCTATCCCTATGGTGTAAGCCGCCACCAGCTAGAACAGGTTATTCGTACCCTGAATCTACCTGTTATTCTGACAAAAGACATTGATAATGCGGATACGGTTCTGGCGCTGCGATCGCACGTCAAAAATCACTCCAAACTCCGTCATATCGCTAAAGCTCGTCAGGTGCCGATTCATACCATTAAAGCCAGCACCATTCCCCAAGTTGCTCATGGCTTGCGACGGATGTTGCACATGGATGATCCCGCCATTCCCGATGCCAGTGATTTGAATTTATTTACGCGGAGTGGCAGTGATGATGAAATTGAAGCGCTGGAAGAAACCAGACTTGCAGTTGAGCAAATCGTGATTCCCAAAGGTCAACCCGTTGAACTGCTGCCCCGATCGGCAGAAGTTCGGCGGATGCAACATGAACTGGTTGAACACTACCACCTCAAATCTCGCAGCTTTGGTGAAGAACCCAATCGCCGTTTACGAATTTATCCTGCCTGA
- a CDS encoding histidinol-phosphate transaminase — protein MLPFIRLDLAQLTAYAPHSEGDLTAPVLPFALTKADQSDRLDTNESPFDLPDTLKQVLAQAYQERIEANRYPDGGHIALKRAIAEYVNESASLPQNQVNQAHISIGNGSDELIRSLLIATCLRGEGSILVAEPTFSMYAILARTLGILVAAVERSSVNFAIDLNAAEAAIRQIQAPPVRVVFVVHPNSPTGNALTDAEISWLRSLPEHILVVIDEAYFEFSQRTLVEEVLQRHNWVILRTFSKAFRLAAHRVGYAIAHPDLIAILEKVRLPYNLPTFSQLAALTALTHRQQILRTIPQMIEQRTQLTQKLTQHPALQVWSSTANFVFFRLHKEWSDKPDFLLHRICATLKSQGTLIRQTGDGIRITIGNEEENTRTFHRLKAALDQYL, from the coding sequence ATGCTTCCATTTATTCGGTTAGATTTGGCTCAACTGACAGCCTATGCTCCCCATAGTGAGGGAGATTTGACTGCCCCTGTGCTGCCCTTCGCCTTAACCAAAGCAGACCAGAGCGATCGCCTGGACACCAATGAAAGCCCTTTTGATCTGCCAGATACCTTAAAACAGGTATTAGCCCAAGCTTACCAGGAAAGAATTGAGGCAAATCGTTATCCTGATGGCGGGCATATTGCTTTGAAACGGGCGATCGCTGAATATGTCAATGAATCTGCTTCTCTGCCACAGAATCAAGTCAATCAAGCCCACATCTCCATTGGCAATGGTTCGGACGAACTTATTCGTTCTCTGCTGATAGCTACCTGCTTGCGCGGAGAAGGCTCTATCCTGGTTGCTGAACCCACCTTCTCCATGTATGCAATTCTGGCTCGTACACTAGGAATTTTAGTTGCAGCAGTTGAGCGTTCGTCCGTTAATTTCGCGATCGATTTAAACGCCGCTGAAGCAGCAATACGTCAAATCCAAGCGCCTCCCGTTCGGGTGGTGTTTGTTGTCCATCCCAATTCACCGACGGGCAATGCCCTGACCGATGCCGAAATTTCCTGGCTACGGAGTTTGCCAGAACACATCCTGGTTGTAATTGATGAAGCCTACTTTGAATTTAGCCAGAGAACTTTAGTCGAAGAGGTACTTCAACGGCATAACTGGGTAATCCTGCGAACTTTTTCCAAAGCCTTCCGATTAGCCGCGCACCGGGTTGGCTACGCGATCGCCCATCCAGATTTAATTGCCATTCTGGAAAAAGTTCGGTTGCCTTATAATCTGCCAACCTTCTCCCAGTTGGCTGCACTCACGGCACTCACGCACCGTCAGCAGATCCTGCGAACCATTCCGCAGATGATCGAGCAAAGAACCCAACTCACCCAAAAATTGACCCAGCATCCAGCCCTCCAAGTCTGGTCAAGCACCGCAAACTTCGTCTTCTTTCGCTTGCACAAAGAATGGTCAGACAAGCCTGATTTCCTTTTGCACAGGATTTGTGCCACCCTTAAATCCCAGGGAACCCTAATTCGGCAGACAGGCGATGGGATTAGGATCACGATCGGGAACGAAGAAGAAAATACAAGAACCTTCCATCGCCTGAAAGCTGCGCTTGATCAATACCTATAA
- a CDS encoding GNAT family N-acetyltransferase, with protein MSNFFSPLRHYQSEFYGKHSDSLGFTVRIAQQGDLADLVEILASSFHPQKEIMRWLFPLIRMGIYEDLRQRLKAPSSANYICLVAVSSSPNHFSRVVGTVEIALRANYPFQIRGSYYPYLSNLAVHTDYRRHGVAQRLLDACEHWVIDQGFYNIHLHVLEDNFAAKQLYLKAGYQLQSADAVWCSWLLKRPRKLLLQKKFA; from the coding sequence GTGAGTAATTTTTTTTCTCCATTGAGGCATTACCAATCAGAGTTTTACGGAAAGCATTCTGATTCTTTAGGCTTTACAGTACGTATTGCTCAACAAGGTGATTTAGCTGACCTTGTTGAGATTCTTGCCAGCAGCTTTCATCCCCAAAAGGAGATTATGCGCTGGCTTTTTCCGTTGATTAGAATGGGCATCTATGAGGATTTGCGCCAACGATTAAAGGCACCAAGTTCAGCTAATTACATTTGTCTGGTGGCAGTCAGTTCTTCCCCGAATCATTTTTCCCGTGTTGTTGGGACTGTTGAAATAGCCCTTCGTGCTAACTACCCTTTTCAAATTCGGGGTTCTTACTATCCCTATTTATCTAACCTTGCTGTACATACTGATTACCGCAGACATGGAGTTGCCCAGCGACTACTGGATGCGTGTGAGCATTGGGTGATTGATCAAGGCTTTTACAACATCCACCTTCATGTACTTGAGGATAATTTTGCTGCAAAGCAACTCTACTTGAAAGCTGGTTATCAACTGCAAAGCGCAGATGCTGTTTGGTGCAGTTGGTTGCTAAAGCGCCCTCGAAAGTTACTTTTGCAGAAAAAGTTTGCTTGA
- a CDS encoding photosystem II reaction center protein T → MESVAYILILTLAIGVLFFAIAFREPPRIGK, encoded by the coding sequence ATGGAAAGCGTCGCTTACATTTTGATTCTTACGTTGGCAATTGGTGTTCTCTTTTTCGCTATTGCTTTTCGGGAACCTCCACGGATTGGTAAGTAG
- the psbB gene encoding photosystem II chlorophyll-binding protein CP47, whose product MGLPWYRVHTVLINDPGRLIATHLMHTALIAGWAGSMALYELAIFDPSDPVLNPMWRQGMYVLPFMARLGVTGSWGGWSVTGETGVDPGFWSFEGVAAAHIILSGLLFLAAVWHWVYWDLELFRDPRTGEPALDLPKMFGIHLFLSGLLCFGFGAFHLTGLFGPGMWVSDPYGLTGSIQPVAPEWGPSGFNPFNPGGIVAHHIAAGVVGIIAGLFHLSVRPPERLYKALRMGNIETVLSSSIAAVFFAAFVVAGTMWYGSAATPIELFGPTRYQWDNGYFKQEIERRVQADLASGASLSAAYSAIPEKLAFYDYVGNSPAKGGLFRTGPMDKGDGIAQEWLGHPVFKDSAGRDLSVRRLPNFFENFPVVLTDGEGTVRADIPFRKAESKYSFEQSGVTVAFYGGSLNGQTFKDPATVKRYARAAQLGEPFRFDRETLKSDGVFRTSPRGWFTFAHAVFALLFFFGHIWHGSRTIFRDVFAGIDPDLSEEQVEWGFYQKLGDKTTRRAEPI is encoded by the coding sequence ATGGGACTACCTTGGTACCGAGTTCACACGGTCCTGATCAATGATCCGGGACGATTAATTGCAACACACCTGATGCACACTGCCTTGATTGCAGGGTGGGCAGGTTCGATGGCGCTTTATGAATTGGCAATCTTTGACCCCAGCGATCCAGTTCTAAACCCTATGTGGCGTCAGGGGATGTATGTACTGCCGTTTATGGCTCGTTTGGGAGTCACCGGTTCTTGGGGTGGTTGGAGCGTTACCGGTGAAACGGGAGTTGACCCTGGCTTCTGGTCATTTGAGGGGGTCGCAGCAGCACACATCATCCTTTCGGGATTATTGTTCTTGGCTGCGGTTTGGCACTGGGTCTACTGGGACTTAGAGCTTTTTAGAGATCCTCGCACAGGTGAGCCAGCTTTGGATCTGCCCAAAATGTTTGGTATTCACCTGTTTCTGTCCGGTCTACTATGTTTCGGATTTGGGGCTTTTCACCTGACAGGATTGTTTGGTCCTGGTATGTGGGTCTCCGATCCCTATGGTCTGACTGGCAGTATTCAGCCTGTAGCTCCCGAATGGGGACCTTCTGGTTTTAACCCTTTCAATCCTGGCGGGATTGTGGCTCACCATATTGCCGCTGGCGTAGTTGGTATTATTGCTGGTCTGTTCCATCTCAGTGTTCGCCCACCTGAACGGCTGTACAAGGCTCTGCGGATGGGGAATATTGAAACTGTTCTGTCTAGTAGTATTGCTGCTGTTTTCTTTGCTGCTTTTGTTGTAGCTGGAACCATGTGGTATGGCAGCGCTGCTACTCCGATCGAACTGTTTGGTCCAACCCGCTACCAATGGGATAATGGCTATTTCAAGCAGGAAATTGAGCGTCGGGTTCAGGCGGATCTAGCTAGCGGAGCAAGTCTTTCTGCTGCTTATTCGGCAATCCCTGAAAAGCTTGCTTTTTACGACTACGTTGGAAACAGCCCTGCAAAGGGTGGTTTGTTCCGTACAGGGCCGATGGATAAGGGGGATGGTATTGCTCAGGAATGGTTAGGGCATCCAGTTTTCAAAGACAGTGCAGGTAGGGATCTTTCGGTTCGTCGTCTGCCTAATTTCTTTGAGAATTTCCCGGTTGTGTTGACCGATGGGGAAGGTACAGTTCGAGCTGATATTCCTTTCCGTAAGGCAGAGTCTAAGTACAGCTTTGAGCAGTCTGGTGTAACAGTTGCTTTCTATGGCGGTTCTTTAAATGGTCAAACGTTTAAAGACCCCGCAACGGTTAAGCGTTATGCCCGTGCTGCTCAATTGGGTGAACCTTTTAGGTTCGATCGGGAGACTTTGAAGTCAGACGGTGTATTCCGTACTAGCCCCAGGGGTTGGTTTACATTTGCTCACGCCGTCTTTGCTTTACTCTTCTTCTTTGGCCACATCTGGCATGGTTCGCGGACGATCTTCCGGGATGTGTTCGCAGGTATCGATCCAGATCTCTCTGAAGAGCAGGTCGAGTGGGGTTTCTACCAGAAATTGGGTGACAAAACTACTCGTCGTGCTGAGCCCATTTAG
- a CDS encoding 2Fe-2S iron-sulfur cluster-binding protein — protein sequence MQATDSSTPEQNSETTTIQFIKENREVVVADGANLRFKALENGIDLYTLVGKLTNCGGYGQCGTCVVEIVEGMENLSPRTEVENRKLKRKPENYRLACQTLVKGSVSVNTKP from the coding sequence ATGCAAGCGACTGACTCATCTACTCCAGAGCAAAACTCGGAAACGACCACCATTCAATTCATCAAAGAGAACCGTGAGGTTGTTGTAGCAGACGGGGCTAATTTAAGATTCAAGGCACTTGAGAATGGCATAGACCTCTACACATTGGTCGGAAAACTCACCAATTGTGGAGGTTACGGTCAGTGCGGCACTTGTGTTGTAGAGATCGTAGAGGGGATGGAAAATCTTTCACCCCGAACTGAAGTTGAAAACCGCAAACTAAAGAGGAAGCCTGAAAACTACCGGCTTGCCTGTCAAACCCTTGTTAAGGGTTCAGTAAGTGTCAATACCAAGCCATAG
- the psbM gene encoding photosystem II reaction center protein PsbM — MPVNDLGFIASILFVLVPAVFLLILYIQTASRQSE; from the coding sequence ATGCCAGTCAACGATTTAGGATTTATCGCAAGCATCCTATTTGTGCTAGTTCCAGCTGTTTTTCTGCTGATTCTCTACATTCAGACGGCAAGTAGGCAGAGTGAATAA
- the psbO gene encoding photosystem II manganese-stabilizing polypeptide, with amino-acid sequence MRYRALIVALLAFCFSFLAACAESPALSRDTITSYDQIRGTGLANTCPQLDETARGSIPVDSSKSYTLTNLCLQPTSFFVKEESENKRQKAEFVPGKLMTRYTSSIEGVQGPLKNNSDGSLTFVEEDGLDFQPITVQMPGGERVPFLFTIKDLVATTQPGVTSINTSTDFEGTFKVPSYRTSNFLDPKGRGLTAGYDNAVALPAQADSEELVKENVKQFQLDKGKISLQIAKIDNLTGEIAGTFESQQPSETDMGSHTAKDVKIRGLFYAQIDSTAKKSTARTASTKAPAKVAQEEVDQSFEEE; translated from the coding sequence ATGAGGTACCGCGCTCTAATCGTTGCACTTCTAGCATTCTGCTTCAGCTTTCTGGCTGCCTGCGCTGAAAGTCCGGCTTTGAGCAGGGATACGATCACGTCTTATGATCAAATCCGGGGCACAGGTTTGGCTAATACCTGCCCCCAATTAGATGAGACCGCTCGTGGATCGATTCCTGTAGACTCTAGTAAGTCTTACACCTTAACCAATTTATGCTTGCAACCAACGAGTTTCTTCGTTAAGGAAGAAAGTGAGAATAAACGGCAAAAGGCAGAGTTTGTTCCAGGCAAGTTGATGACTCGGTACACTTCGTCGATCGAAGGAGTACAGGGTCCATTAAAAAATAACTCAGACGGCAGCTTAACTTTCGTTGAGGAAGATGGGCTTGATTTCCAACCGATTACGGTTCAAATGCCTGGTGGTGAAAGAGTTCCTTTCCTGTTTACGATCAAGGACTTAGTTGCCACAACTCAACCTGGAGTTACAAGCATCAATACTTCTACTGATTTCGAGGGAACGTTTAAGGTTCCTTCCTATCGGACTTCAAACTTTCTAGATCCAAAGGGTCGTGGTCTAACAGCAGGGTATGACAATGCTGTTGCACTTCCTGCCCAGGCTGATAGTGAAGAACTTGTGAAGGAAAATGTCAAGCAATTCCAGCTTGATAAGGGTAAGATTTCGCTTCAAATTGCCAAGATTGATAACTTAACGGGTGAAATCGCTGGAACATTTGAAAGTCAGCAACCTTCTGAAACTGATATGGGTTCCCATACCGCGAAAGACGTGAAAATTCGGGGTTTATTCTACGCTCAAATTGACTCTACGGCGAAGAAATCTACTGCTCGGACGGCTTCCACAAAAGCCCCTGCCAAGGTAGCTCAAGAGGAAGTCGATCAGTCTTTTGAAGAAGAATAA
- a CDS encoding RNA polymerase sigma factor SigF → MPTIANYELKSESLELLRKYQKTPSPQLRNRLVELNFGLVRKEAHHWINQCLESYEDLLQVGCIGLIRAIERFDMSKGHAFSSFAIPYIRGEIQHYLRDKSPCVRIPRRWQALQRQAAWTIRELQLKLNRQPTDREIAEALEISLTEWQEIRLACQNRALLSLDAPVRDEESGASSLGDLVPDTRYRSFQLAQEDQIRLQQSLIRLEERTREILEFVFLHDLTQKETADRLGISAVTVSRRVKKGLEMLQKLMVGVED, encoded by the coding sequence ATGCCTACGATCGCGAATTACGAACTGAAAAGTGAAAGTTTAGAACTCCTGCGGAAATATCAGAAAACACCAAGTCCCCAACTTCGAAATCGGTTGGTGGAGCTTAATTTTGGATTAGTAAGAAAGGAAGCTCATCATTGGATCAATCAATGCCTTGAGAGCTATGAGGATTTGCTTCAAGTTGGATGCATCGGTTTGATTCGAGCGATCGAACGCTTTGATATGTCGAAAGGACACGCGTTCAGTTCTTTTGCAATTCCCTATATTCGGGGAGAGATTCAGCATTATCTCCGCGATAAAAGTCCTTGCGTCAGAATTCCCCGACGTTGGCAAGCACTTCAACGGCAAGCAGCCTGGACAATTCGCGAGTTGCAGCTGAAATTGAATCGCCAACCGACGGATCGAGAAATTGCTGAGGCTCTGGAAATTAGTCTGACCGAGTGGCAAGAAATTCGTTTAGCCTGTCAGAATCGGGCGCTGCTAAGTTTGGATGCTCCAGTTCGGGATGAGGAGAGCGGCGCTTCTTCCTTAGGAGATTTGGTACCGGATACTCGCTATCGCAGCTTTCAACTCGCCCAGGAAGATCAGATTCGTTTGCAACAGTCTCTCATCCGCTTGGAAGAGCGGACTCGTGAGATTCTAGAATTTGTTTTTCTGCATGATTTGACTCAAAAAGAAACAGCCGATCGATTGGGAATCAGTGCGGTGACGGTCTCCCGCCGGGTAAAAAAGGGCTTGGAGATGCTTCAGAAGTTAATGGTCGGTGTTGAAGATTAG
- the psaK gene encoding photosystem I reaction center subunit PsaK gives MLTLTLLAVAPRAAEWTPTIGIIMILSNIAAIAFAKLTAKNPGGGPSLPSSELFGGFGLGGLLGSTAFGHVLGAGVILGLSNLGVI, from the coding sequence TTGCTCACTTTAACTTTACTTGCGGTCGCTCCTAGAGCTGCTGAATGGACCCCTACCATTGGAATCATTATGATTCTAAGCAACATTGCCGCGATCGCCTTTGCGAAGCTGACTGCGAAAAACCCTGGTGGTGGACCTTCCTTACCCTCCTCAGAGCTTTTTGGTGGTTTTGGCTTAGGTGGATTGCTGGGTTCAACTGCCTTCGGACATGTTCTGGGAGCAGGAGTTATTTTAGGTCTTTCCAATCTAGGTGTAATTTAG
- a CDS encoding cell division ATP-binding protein FtsE, whose translation MKRGDFLFITGPSGSGKSTLLKLLYGEERVSSGDVIVDDCNLNEIRGDRLSHLRRRIGIVFQDYKLIPRRTVTENVAFVLWAQGFPRKEINRRLQPALKMVGLVPKATCFPDELSGGEQQRVSIARAIVNTPPLLLADEPTGNLDPDNSWQVIKILKKLNTIGITVIVTTHDESLIRLSNHPAVQLRNGQLYRSKR comes from the coding sequence GTGAAACGAGGAGATTTTCTCTTCATCACAGGTCCCTCTGGCTCTGGCAAATCAACGTTACTGAAGTTGCTCTATGGTGAAGAACGTGTCAGTAGCGGTGATGTCATCGTCGATGATTGCAACCTCAACGAAATCCGGGGCGATCGCCTCTCGCACCTGCGCCGTCGTATTGGCATCGTTTTCCAGGATTACAAACTGATTCCCCGCCGCACCGTCACAGAAAACGTCGCCTTCGTTCTGTGGGCGCAGGGGTTTCCCCGCAAGGAGATCAACCGTCGTCTCCAACCTGCGCTCAAAATGGTCGGCTTAGTTCCGAAGGCGACCTGTTTCCCAGATGAACTATCGGGCGGTGAACAGCAGCGCGTCAGCATTGCCCGTGCCATCGTCAATACTCCCCCCTTACTGCTGGCAGATGAACCGACAGGCAATCTTGACCCCGACAACTCCTGGCAGGTCATCAAAATTCTTAAGAAATTAAACACGATCGGAATTACCGTCATCGTCACAACCCATGACGAAAGTCTGATCCGGCTTTCCAATCATCCAGCGGTACAGTTACGAAACGGTCAGTTATATCGCTCTAAGCGCTAG